The following are encoded together in the Terriglobia bacterium genome:
- a CDS encoding PCYCGC domain-containing protein — MKYFFGLAALIFAVVITHAQWNPPGGEVPAFHATAPAQGATLPAILTQAQLAESGLTQPAQKESYKAAAKGSRVMYQMPCYCHCDRHAGHTSLRSCFENTHGANCGTCMAEALYAYQKSKKGWTPKMIREGIIRGEFQQIDLQHPEPVN, encoded by the coding sequence ATGAAATACTTTTTTGGCTTAGCCGCACTCATTTTTGCCGTCGTCATAACGCACGCCCAGTGGAACCCGCCGGGCGGTGAAGTTCCCGCCTTTCACGCCACGGCCCCGGCCCAGGGCGCTACGTTGCCTGCAATCCTCACGCAAGCACAGCTGGCCGAATCTGGCCTCACGCAGCCGGCGCAGAAGGAGTCCTACAAAGCTGCCGCGAAGGGCTCCCGCGTGATGTATCAGATGCCCTGCTACTGCCATTGCGACCGGCACGCCGGCCATACCAGCCTGCGCAGCTGTTTTGAAAATACCCACGGCGCAAATTGCGGCACCTGCATGGCGGAAGCTCTGTACGCGTATCAGAAGTCCAAAAAAGGTTGGACGCCCAAGATGATTCGCGAAGGAATTATCCGCGGCGAATTCCAGCAGATTGACCTGCAACATCCTGAACCTGTGAACTAA
- a CDS encoding YvcK family protein — MAPNSAQNASRSGRGFRVVAIGGGTGLSTILKGLKRYTVLPGEAPPDGPWISDLTAVVTVSDDGGSSGRLRRELNMLPPGDVRNCLVAVSEDENLLSQLFQYRFSSSGELEGHSFGNLFLAALTAMTGDFAAAVKKASEILVTRGHILPATSANVELEAIMDDGSRVTGETKINASEKRIVELKMVPADPEPLPQTLQAIAAADVITMGPGSLFTSLVPNLLVRGIPEAIAQSRAVKVFICNLMTEANESLHMTASQHLEALVGHARQQIFDYALVNSAPVSRRMKERYAEERAEQVECDAAAVEKMGVRCVASNFVEENAFARHATDRLCRELLRLAASARLPLPVVQQA, encoded by the coding sequence ATGGCGCCAAACTCAGCCCAGAACGCCAGCCGCAGCGGCCGCGGATTTCGCGTGGTGGCAATTGGCGGCGGCACCGGCCTATCCACGATTCTCAAAGGACTGAAGCGCTACACCGTGCTCCCCGGCGAAGCTCCGCCGGACGGGCCATGGATTTCTGACCTGACTGCGGTGGTCACCGTAAGCGACGATGGCGGCTCCAGCGGACGGCTGCGCCGTGAGCTCAACATGCTGCCCCCGGGCGATGTGCGCAACTGTCTGGTGGCGGTCTCTGAAGACGAGAACCTTCTCTCCCAGCTTTTTCAATACCGCTTTTCCAGTTCCGGCGAACTGGAAGGCCACAGCTTCGGCAACCTGTTTCTGGCGGCGCTCACGGCCATGACCGGGGACTTTGCCGCCGCGGTGAAGAAAGCGTCAGAAATCCTGGTCACGCGCGGGCATATCCTTCCCGCCACGTCAGCCAACGTTGAACTGGAAGCCATCATGGACGATGGCTCCCGCGTCACGGGAGAAACCAAGATCAACGCCAGCGAAAAACGCATCGTCGAACTAAAAATGGTTCCGGCGGACCCTGAGCCACTGCCGCAAACGCTGCAGGCCATTGCCGCCGCCGATGTCATCACCATGGGGCCGGGATCGCTGTTCACCAGCCTGGTGCCCAACCTGCTGGTGCGGGGAATCCCTGAGGCCATCGCGCAATCGCGCGCGGTAAAAGTCTTCATCTGCAATCTCATGACGGAAGCCAATGAGAGCCTGCACATGACCGCCTCCCAGCACCTGGAAGCGTTGGTCGGCCATGCCCGCCAGCAGATTTTTGACTACGCGCTGGTGAACTCCGCGCCCGTCTCGCGCCGGATGAAGGAACGTTACGCGGAAGAACGCGCCGAGCAGGTGGAATGTGACGCGGCGGCCGTGGAAAAAATGGGTGTGCGTTGCGTGGCCAGCAATTTTGTGGAAGAGAACGCCTTCGCCCGCCACGCCACCGACCGCCTGTGCCGCGAGCTGTTGCGGCTGGCCGCCTCCGCCCGGCTGCCCCTGCCGGTGGTCCAGCAGGCGTAA
- a CDS encoding tetratricopeptide repeat protein: MPGKKPPAPPQNAGFKEDPGFAQAVQNYEAGLKAMQEHKFEKAKGLLEKIVTSGPRELADRARLHLNTCKQQLSATSSSFKTDEEHFDYAVSLMNGGHFDQAREHMEKILKHNPKADFAYYGLAVVDCLTGQVESSLKSLGEAIRLNPHNRYQARNDSDFQNMGDDPRFTELLYPEPSDQPSAGSDTRKR, from the coding sequence ATGCCTGGCAAAAAACCACCTGCTCCGCCGCAGAACGCTGGCTTCAAGGAAGATCCCGGTTTTGCACAGGCTGTGCAAAACTATGAAGCTGGCCTGAAGGCTATGCAGGAGCACAAATTCGAAAAGGCCAAAGGTCTTCTGGAGAAGATCGTGACCAGCGGTCCGCGCGAGCTTGCCGACCGCGCCCGGCTGCACCTGAATACCTGCAAACAGCAGCTCAGCGCAACCTCCTCCAGCTTTAAGACTGACGAAGAACACTTCGACTACGCGGTGTCTCTGATGAACGGCGGGCATTTTGACCAGGCCCGGGAACACATGGAAAAGATCCTGAAGCACAACCCCAAGGCCGACTTCGCTTACTACGGCCTGGCCGTGGTGGACTGTCTTACCGGACAAGTGGAAAGCTCGCTCAAGAGCCTGGGCGAAGCCATCCGCCTGAACCCGCACAACCGCTATCAGGCGCGGAACGATTCTGACTTCCAGAACATGGGGGATGATCCCCGGTTCACCGAACTCCTTTACCCCGAGCCCAGTGACCAGCCGTCCGCAGGATCTGACACCAGGAAACGCTGA
- the glmU gene encoding bifunctional UDP-N-acetylglucosamine diphosphorylase/glucosamine-1-phosphate N-acetyltransferase GlmU, with the protein MGNHHTTSSSALAIVIMAAGKGMRLKSKRAKVLHAIGGKPLLAHVIAAAQQVVAAHDIYVIIGHQAEEVRAAVEATGVRFILQAEQRGTGHAIMCARDHVQSYENILVLSGDVPLIRTSTIIRLRDFHLAKRAAMTILSADTGLPFGYGRMLRAGGDRVKAIVEQSALSKSQQKIREINTGIYAFATKPLFANIDRLTTDNAHHEFYLTTMAALLVRAKANVVAVKADDAAEVLGANTLAELASLDASLRMRKCHELMEAGVCIYRPDTCVIDADVEIGADTIIEPFVQILGKTRIGSDCRIRSFSVISDSHIADNVLVRPGCVIDQSRVAAEVKLGPYAHLRPESEIGPGAHVGNFVEVKKSRMGRGSKANHLSYLGDAEIGEGVNIGAGTITCNFDGVNKHITVIEDGAFVGSDSTLVAPVRIGRGAYVAAGSSITQDVPEDALAFGRARQHIKEGWAKRRRETQSKSK; encoded by the coding sequence ATGGGTAACCACCACACCACATCTTCTTCGGCCTTGGCCATTGTGATCATGGCCGCCGGCAAAGGCATGCGGCTCAAATCCAAGCGCGCCAAGGTGCTCCACGCTATCGGGGGCAAGCCGCTGCTGGCCCACGTGATTGCTGCAGCGCAACAAGTGGTGGCCGCTCACGACATCTACGTCATCATCGGCCACCAGGCGGAAGAAGTCCGCGCCGCGGTGGAAGCTACCGGCGTCCGCTTCATCCTGCAGGCCGAGCAGCGCGGCACCGGCCACGCCATCATGTGCGCCCGCGACCATGTGCAAAGCTACGAAAACATTCTGGTGCTCTCCGGCGACGTGCCTTTGATCCGCACCTCCACCATCATTCGGCTGCGCGACTTTCACCTGGCAAAACGCGCCGCCATGACCATTCTCAGCGCCGACACGGGTTTGCCGTTCGGCTACGGACGCATGCTCCGCGCGGGCGGTGACCGCGTGAAAGCCATCGTGGAACAGAGCGCCCTCAGCAAGTCCCAGCAGAAGATCCGCGAAATCAATACCGGGATTTACGCCTTTGCCACCAAGCCGTTGTTCGCCAACATTGACCGGCTCACCACGGACAACGCCCACCATGAGTTCTACCTCACCACCATGGCGGCGCTGCTAGTGCGCGCCAAAGCCAATGTGGTTGCGGTGAAAGCCGATGACGCGGCGGAAGTGCTGGGGGCCAATACTCTGGCCGAACTCGCGTCGCTCGATGCGTCGCTGCGCATGCGCAAGTGCCATGAGCTGATGGAGGCCGGCGTGTGCATCTATCGCCCGGACACCTGCGTGATTGACGCCGACGTCGAGATTGGCGCTGACACCATCATCGAACCCTTCGTCCAAATCCTGGGCAAAACGCGGATTGGTTCCGACTGCCGCATCCGCTCCTTCAGCGTGATCAGCGATTCGCATATTGCCGATAACGTCCTGGTGCGGCCGGGCTGCGTGATTGACCAGTCGCGCGTGGCGGCCGAAGTCAAGCTGGGCCCGTACGCGCACCTGCGCCCGGAGAGCGAGATCGGCCCGGGCGCGCACGTGGGCAATTTTGTCGAGGTCAAAAAATCCCGCATGGGACGCGGCTCCAAAGCCAACCACCTGAGTTACCTGGGTGACGCCGAGATCGGCGAAGGCGTCAACATTGGCGCCGGAACCATCACTTGCAACTTCGACGGCGTCAACAAGCACATCACGGTGATCGAAGACGGCGCCTTCGTGGGCAGCGATTCCACGCTGGTGGCGCCGGTGCGGATTGGCCGGGGAGCTTACGTGGCCGCCGGATCCAGCATCACGCAGGACGTTCCGGAAGACGCTCTGGCTTTCGGACGCGCCCGCCAGCACATAAAAGAAGGCTGGGCCAAACGGCGCCGGGAAACGCAGAGCAAGAGCAAATAG
- the carA gene encoding glutamine-hydrolyzing carbamoyl-phosphate synthase small subunit — MQAILALEDGRIFSGRGHGAKGECYGEVVFNTSLTGYQEIFTDPSYAGQIVVLTNPEIGNYGTNPEDNEATHPYIEGLVVREFSAVSSNWRSQQVTDEYLEKFKIPVIADIDSRALVRHLRSHGVMRGVISSIETDPEKLVSKARSIRKMDGTDLAKVVTTKQRYTWETGRQPVTAADAAGVAAAKVAAGSAPKTAAPQRHVVAYDYGIKQNILRMLVDEGCRVTVVPAMTSAEDVMAMAPDGVFLSNGPGDPEPCNYAYESIRRLMGKVPVFGICLGHQLIGLALHGRTYKLKFGHHGGNHPVKQLETGKIEITAHNHNFAVDPDSLKESEVVKTHVDLNDNTLEGLRHRTLPLFSVQYHPEAAPGPHDSQYLFKDFMKMMAEWKG, encoded by the coding sequence ATGCAGGCAATTCTTGCGCTGGAAGATGGACGAATCTTCAGCGGCAGAGGCCACGGCGCCAAAGGCGAATGTTACGGGGAAGTTGTTTTTAATACCTCTCTCACCGGCTACCAGGAAATATTCACCGATCCTTCTTATGCCGGGCAGATCGTCGTCCTGACCAATCCTGAGATCGGCAACTACGGAACCAATCCTGAAGACAATGAGGCCACCCATCCTTACATCGAAGGGCTGGTGGTGCGCGAGTTTTCGGCGGTGAGTTCCAACTGGCGGTCGCAGCAGGTGACGGACGAGTATCTGGAAAAGTTCAAGATCCCGGTCATCGCCGATATTGACAGCCGCGCCCTTGTCCGCCACCTGCGCTCACACGGCGTGATGCGCGGGGTGATCTCGTCCATTGAAACCGATCCTGAAAAACTTGTGTCCAAGGCCCGGTCCATCCGCAAGATGGATGGAACAGATTTAGCGAAAGTCGTCACCACCAAGCAACGCTATACCTGGGAGACAGGCCGGCAGCCGGTGACGGCGGCCGATGCTGCGGGTGTGGCTGCGGCCAAAGTTGCCGCCGGGTCTGCGCCGAAAACCGCAGCCCCGCAACGCCACGTGGTGGCATATGACTACGGCATCAAGCAGAACATTCTGCGCATGCTGGTGGACGAAGGCTGCCGGGTAACGGTGGTCCCAGCGATGACGTCGGCGGAAGACGTGATGGCCATGGCGCCGGACGGCGTGTTCCTGTCGAACGGCCCCGGCGACCCCGAACCTTGCAACTACGCTTACGAGAGCATCCGCCGCTTGATGGGGAAAGTTCCGGTGTTCGGCATCTGCCTGGGACACCAGTTGATCGGCCTGGCGTTGCACGGCCGGACCTACAAACTCAAGTTCGGGCACCATGGCGGGAACCATCCGGTAAAGCAACTGGAGACGGGAAAAATTGAAATCACCGCGCACAACCACAACTTTGCTGTGGACCCGGATTCGCTGAAAGAGTCCGAGGTGGTCAAAACGCACGTGGACCTGAACGACAACACGCTGGAAGGCCTGCGTCACCGAACGCTGCCACTGTTCAGCGTGCAGTACCATCCGGAGGCTGCGCCCGGCCCGCACGATTCGCAGTACCTGTTCAAGGATTTCATGAAGATGATGGCGGAGTGGAAGGGATGA
- the lepB gene encoding signal peptidase I, whose protein sequence is MPEPIQPPPPVQPVLPAQEPSSSSYSGLRALRSWARDLFFSVVVAFFIILFVYQPVKVEGSSMEPGLEDQERIFINKLVYRLENIDRGDIVVFRYPRDPRKSFIKRVIGLPGDHLRISYGRVFVNGKRVEESYVPAEFLDSRSYGEIEVPADTYFVLGDHRSMSNDSRDFGPVSRDNIYGKAVFGYWPVEKLGVLR, encoded by the coding sequence ATGCCTGAACCAATCCAACCGCCGCCTCCGGTCCAGCCAGTCCTGCCCGCGCAGGAGCCATCTTCGTCATCTTACAGCGGACTGCGCGCGCTGCGTTCCTGGGCCCGCGATCTGTTCTTCTCCGTGGTGGTGGCTTTCTTCATCATTCTTTTTGTTTACCAGCCGGTGAAAGTGGAAGGCAGCAGCATGGAACCTGGACTGGAAGACCAGGAGCGCATTTTTATCAACAAGCTGGTATACCGCCTGGAGAACATTGATCGCGGCGACATCGTGGTGTTCCGCTATCCGCGCGATCCGCGCAAGAGTTTTATCAAACGGGTGATCGGCCTGCCCGGCGACCACCTGCGCATTTCCTACGGACGCGTCTTCGTGAACGGCAAGAGGGTGGAAGAGTCTTACGTGCCCGCAGAATTTCTGGATAGCCGTTCGTATGGGGAAATTGAAGTCCCCGCAGACACCTATTTCGTCCTGGGCGACCATCGTTCCATGTCCAATGACAGCCGCGATTTTGGTCCGGTCTCCCGCGACAACATCTACGGAAAAGCGGTTTTTGGATATTGGCCGGTGGAGAAATTGGGCGTGCTGAGATAA